One genomic window of Myxococcus stipitatus includes the following:
- a CDS encoding DUF2378 family protein — MTSSEKLFFTQTVDALFVRALENRLTPACREHLRRAGLDLDQKLGRTYTLEQWKEFLRIAAGHVYGGVPAEAAYYSLGERFMDAYFGTFFGRALLGVVRLAGPRRMLLRSGLGFRAGNNFSVVEIVERSPTYVELRMNDVLADLPTFAAGLLARAVELCGGWRVVVLPEEFDGTAATFHIRWQEVTAESVLPPPDNGAAGASRPRA, encoded by the coding sequence ATGACTTCTTCCGAGAAGCTGTTTTTCACGCAAACCGTGGATGCGCTCTTCGTGCGCGCCCTCGAGAACCGCCTCACGCCGGCGTGCCGCGAGCACCTGCGCCGTGCGGGGCTGGACCTCGACCAGAAGCTGGGACGGACGTACACGCTGGAGCAGTGGAAGGAGTTCCTGCGCATCGCGGCTGGTCACGTCTATGGCGGCGTTCCCGCCGAGGCGGCCTACTACTCGCTCGGCGAGCGCTTCATGGATGCCTACTTCGGCACCTTCTTCGGGCGCGCCCTGCTGGGCGTGGTCCGCCTGGCGGGCCCCCGGCGCATGCTGTTGCGCTCGGGGCTCGGCTTTCGCGCCGGCAACAACTTCAGTGTGGTCGAAATCGTTGAACGGAGCCCCACCTATGTGGAGCTGCGGATGAACGATGTCCTGGCGGACCTACCGACGTTCGCGGCGGGTCTGCTGGCGCGCGCGGTGGAGCTGTGTGGTGGCTGGCGGGTGGTGGTGCTGCCCGAGGAGTTCGACGGGACGGCGGCCACGTTCCACATCCGGTGGCAGGAGGTCACCGCCGAGTCGGTGCTCCCCCCGCCGGACAACGGCGCGGCGGGCGCGTCCCGACCTCGCGCCTGA
- a CDS encoding LysR family transcriptional regulator, translated as MSRSHTARKKARPSHPAPAPRPAPQPTNTGVDLAGINLNLAVALDALLTEMNVTKAAAKLGITQSAMSHTLAQLRELLGDALLIRGRGGMVRTPRADQLAAPLHRGLLEVQRALRNESTFEPRASARRFTIASGDYFAAALLPRLLELLDQEAPHVDLTVRPLVVSQAPAQLESGEVDLIIGAFPEPAPALRQARLFSEDFVCVVRRDHPVVRNSLDLDTYLGLPHVLISPKGEGAGAVDVALERVGRTRRIGLRLPYFLTAVLSVVRSNHVLTAPRKLAELFVDLGPLRLLPPPVALRPFDVFQVWHERFDDDPAHRWLRSMLSRAGAAHHPLR; from the coding sequence ATGAGCAGGTCACATACCGCCCGCAAGAAGGCCCGGCCCTCCCACCCCGCCCCCGCGCCGCGGCCCGCGCCCCAGCCGACGAACACCGGCGTGGACCTGGCCGGCATCAACCTCAACCTCGCCGTGGCCCTGGACGCCCTCCTGACGGAGATGAACGTCACCAAGGCCGCGGCCAAGCTGGGCATCACCCAGTCCGCCATGAGCCACACCCTGGCCCAGCTCCGTGAGCTGCTCGGAGACGCCCTGCTCATCCGGGGGCGCGGCGGAATGGTCCGGACGCCCCGCGCGGACCAGCTCGCGGCGCCCCTGCACCGGGGCCTGTTGGAGGTGCAGCGCGCCCTGCGCAACGAATCCACCTTCGAGCCCCGCGCGTCGGCCCGGCGCTTCACGATTGCCTCGGGCGACTACTTCGCCGCCGCGCTCCTCCCTCGCCTGCTGGAGCTGCTGGACCAGGAGGCCCCCCACGTCGACCTCACGGTCCGCCCCCTCGTCGTCTCCCAGGCCCCGGCCCAACTGGAGAGCGGCGAGGTGGACCTCATCATCGGCGCCTTCCCCGAACCCGCCCCGGCGCTGCGCCAGGCCCGGCTCTTCTCGGAGGACTTCGTCTGCGTCGTCCGGCGCGACCACCCCGTGGTGAGGAACTCGCTCGACCTGGACACATACCTGGGCCTCCCCCACGTCCTCATCAGCCCCAAGGGCGAGGGGGCGGGCGCCGTCGACGTCGCGCTCGAACGCGTGGGGCGCACCCGGCGCATCGGCCTGCGGCTCCCCTACTTCCTCACGGCCGTACTCTCCGTGGTCCGCAGCAACCACGTCCTCACCGCGCCCCGGAAGCTCGCCGAGCTGTTCGTCGACCTGGGCCCGCTCCGGCTGCTCCCACCTCCCGTGGCCCTGCGCCCCTTCGACGTCTTCCAGGTCTGGCACGAGCGCTTCGACGACGACCCCGCCCACCGCTGGCTCCGGAGCATGCTGTCCCGCGCTGGCGCGGCGCATCATCCCCTCCGCTAA
- a CDS encoding DUF3014 domain-containing protein — protein sequence MDNGSGVMVKLERGALVGWGLVILVAVVLAGAGAWHGLLHGKPEAPVAQVPVAPPAVAARTADAPLPPIAELDALLRARLASASPLTEFSSWLREADLLRRFVGVVSNVAEGDSPRALVGFLAPSAEFPVSVQAGRTLVAPRGYTRYDTVGRVVGSLDSTLLVDTYREVRAFAQRLYQESAPPGSSFEATLLRAFEQVLAVPVLEQDVEVVARGALYVYADPRLEALTPAQKHLLRMGPANLRLIQGKVREVQLKLTQQASRP from the coding sequence ATGGACAACGGCAGTGGGGTGATGGTGAAGCTCGAGCGTGGCGCGCTCGTGGGTTGGGGGCTGGTGATTCTGGTGGCGGTGGTGCTGGCGGGAGCGGGCGCCTGGCACGGACTGCTCCATGGGAAGCCCGAGGCCCCGGTGGCACAGGTCCCCGTGGCGCCCCCCGCGGTGGCGGCCCGGACCGCGGATGCCCCCCTCCCCCCCATCGCCGAGCTCGACGCGCTGCTCCGGGCGCGGCTGGCGAGCGCCTCCCCGCTGACCGAGTTCTCCTCCTGGCTGCGCGAGGCGGACCTGCTGCGCCGGTTCGTGGGGGTCGTCTCCAACGTGGCCGAGGGCGACAGCCCGCGCGCGCTGGTGGGGTTCCTCGCGCCCTCCGCTGAGTTCCCGGTCAGCGTCCAGGCGGGGCGCACGCTGGTCGCGCCCCGGGGCTACACGCGGTACGACACCGTGGGCCGGGTGGTGGGCAGCCTCGACTCGACGCTGCTGGTGGACACGTACCGCGAGGTGCGCGCGTTCGCCCAGCGGCTGTACCAGGAGAGCGCGCCGCCGGGCAGCTCGTTCGAGGCGACGCTGCTGCGCGCCTTCGAGCAGGTGCTGGCGGTGCCCGTGCTGGAGCAGGACGTGGAGGTGGTGGCCCGGGGGGCGCTGTACGTGTACGCGGATCCCCGGCTGGAGGCGCTCACACCCGCGCAGAAGCACCTGCTGCGGATGGGGCCGGCGAACCTGCGCCTCATCCAGGGCAAGGTCCGCGAGGTCCAGCTGAAGCTCACCCAGCAGGCCTCACGGCCCTGA